The following proteins are co-located in the Citrobacter freundii ATCC 8090 = MTCC 1658 = NBRC 12681 genome:
- the elaB gene encoding stress response protein ElaB codes for MSFHSYESRIDDDLELLSETLEEVLRSSGDPADQKYLELKARAERALEEVRNRVSHASDSYYYRAKKAVCRADDYVHEKPWRGIGVGATVGLVMGLLLARR; via the coding sequence ATGTCTTTTCATTCTTATGAATCACGTATCGATGATGATCTGGAATTATTGAGTGAAACGCTGGAAGAGGTGCTGCGTTCTTCTGGCGACCCAGCAGATCAAAAATACCTTGAGTTAAAAGCGCGGGCAGAACGGGCGTTAGAAGAGGTGAGAAATCGCGTCAGCCATGCTTCTGACAGCTACTATTACCGTGCGAAAAAAGCTGTTTGTCGGGCGGATGATTATGTGCACGAAAAACCCTGGCGCGGGATTGGCGTTGGCGCCACAGTCGGTTTAGTGATGGGATTATTGTTAGCACGGCGATAA
- a CDS encoding GNAT family N-acetyltransferase — protein MIHWQDLHHAKLSTQQLYALLQLRCAVFVVEQQCPYQDVDGDDLVGENRHILGWHNDELVAYARILKSDDELEPVVIGRVIVSEVLRGEKLGQQLMAQTLASCAQHWPHKALYLGAQAHLQSFYARFGFVPVTDIYDEDGIPHVGMAREAHQA, from the coding sequence ATGATTCACTGGCAAGATCTCCACCATGCAAAGCTGAGTACCCAACAACTGTACGCACTACTTCAGTTGCGATGCGCGGTGTTTGTAGTTGAGCAACAGTGTCCGTACCAGGATGTGGATGGCGATGACCTGGTTGGAGAGAATCGCCATATTCTGGGCTGGCATAACGATGAGCTGGTGGCGTATGCGAGGATTCTGAAAAGCGATGACGAGCTGGAGCCGGTGGTGATTGGTCGGGTGATTGTAAGCGAAGTGCTGCGTGGTGAAAAACTGGGGCAACAGCTGATGGCCCAGACGCTGGCATCCTGCGCGCAACACTGGCCACACAAGGCGTTATATCTGGGCGCGCAGGCGCATCTGCAATCGTTCTATGCGCGCTTTGGCTTTGTTCCGGTAACGGATATCTATGACGAAGACGGTATTCCACACGTCGGAATGGCGCGGGAAGCACATCAGGCGTAA
- the rbn gene encoding ribonuclease BN, translating into MELLFLGTSAGVPTRSRNVTAILLNLQHPTQAGLWLFDCGEGTQHQMLTTPFNPGKLDRIFISHLHGDHLFGLPGLLCSRSMAGNVQPLTLYGPKGLREFTETALRLSGSWTDYPMEIVEITAGEIVDDGLRKVTAYPLAHPLECYGFRIQEHDKPGALDANALKAAGVKAGPWFQDLKAGKTIVLEDGRTIHGADFLSPATRGKSVAIFGDTGPCASAIELARGVDVMVHETTLDASMEEKANSRGHSSTRQAAQLALDAGVGRLIMTHVSSRYDEKGCQRLLEECKAIFPDTELAHDFAIFSV; encoded by the coding sequence ATGGAATTACTATTTTTAGGCACGTCAGCGGGAGTCCCCACTCGCTCACGCAATGTAACGGCAATTTTACTGAATCTGCAACACCCGACTCAGGCGGGGCTGTGGCTTTTTGATTGCGGTGAAGGGACGCAGCATCAGATGCTGACCACCCCTTTCAATCCAGGAAAACTCGATCGTATTTTTATCAGCCATCTGCACGGCGATCACCTGTTTGGTTTACCGGGACTACTGTGCAGTCGCTCAATGGCCGGCAATGTCCAGCCTCTGACGCTTTACGGGCCAAAAGGGTTGCGAGAGTTTACCGAAACCGCATTACGTCTGAGCGGCTCCTGGACCGATTATCCGATGGAAATTGTGGAAATCACCGCAGGTGAGATTGTCGATGACGGCCTGCGTAAAGTCACGGCGTACCCGCTGGCGCATCCGCTGGAGTGCTACGGTTTTCGCATTCAAGAGCATGACAAACCCGGTGCGCTTGACGCTAACGCCCTGAAGGCGGCAGGTGTTAAAGCGGGCCCGTGGTTTCAGGATTTGAAAGCCGGGAAAACTATCGTGCTGGAGGATGGACGTACGATCCACGGCGCCGACTTCCTCTCCCCGGCCACCAGGGGAAAATCAGTCGCTATTTTCGGTGACACAGGACCCTGCGCGTCCGCCATTGAACTGGCTCGAGGTGTAGATGTCATGGTACACGAAACCACGCTGGATGCCTCAATGGAGGAGAAAGCGAACAGTCGCGGGCACAGCTCAACCCGACAAGCCGCACAGCTGGCGCTGGATGCCGGAGTGGGACGCCTGATCATGACCCACGTTAGCTCACGCTATGATGAAAAAGGCTGTCAGCGTTTGCTTGAAGAGTGCAAAGCGATTTTTCCAGACACGGAACTGGCACACGATTTCGCCATTTTCAGCGTTTAA
- a CDS encoding chemotaxis protein, with amino-acid sequence MNNFQKDIDDRTNLTLSNRFELLLFRLGKSVEEQKSELFGINVFKLREIVPMPTFTRPAGMKAPLLGMVNIRDQVIPVIDLPAVAGCKPETGLNILLITEYARSVQAFAVESVENIMRLDWQQVHTAEKAVNGRYITSIACLDDNKETNNLALVLDVEQILYDIVPANHDLRATDLKTNKFNITPGAVAIVADDSKVARAMLEKGLNAMEIPHLMHVTGQDAWEKIQQLSAEALAEGKPISEKIALVLTDLEMPEMDGFTLTRKIKTDERLKKIPVVIHSSLSGSANEDHVRRVKADGYVAKFEVNELSSVIQEVMDRTAKGISGPLVSRQLLN; translated from the coding sequence ATGAACAATTTCCAGAAAGATATTGATGACAGGACAAACCTAACCCTGTCTAACCGTTTTGAACTGCTGCTATTTCGCCTCGGCAAATCTGTTGAGGAGCAGAAATCAGAGCTATTTGGCATCAACGTATTCAAGCTGCGTGAAATCGTGCCGATGCCGACCTTTACGCGTCCGGCTGGTATGAAGGCCCCGCTGCTGGGTATGGTTAATATTCGCGATCAGGTGATCCCGGTGATTGACCTGCCCGCCGTCGCGGGCTGTAAACCAGAGACCGGACTCAACATCCTGTTGATCACAGAATATGCCCGCAGCGTCCAGGCATTTGCGGTGGAGTCAGTGGAAAACATTATGCGCCTGGACTGGCAACAGGTGCATACCGCCGAGAAAGCCGTCAATGGTCGCTATATCACCAGTATCGCTTGCCTGGACGACAACAAAGAGACCAACAACCTGGCGCTGGTGCTCGACGTTGAGCAGATCTTGTATGACATAGTACCGGCGAACCACGACCTGCGCGCAACCGATCTGAAAACCAATAAATTCAACATCACGCCGGGTGCGGTGGCGATTGTGGCAGATGATTCAAAGGTGGCCCGCGCAATGCTGGAAAAAGGGCTTAACGCCATGGAAATCCCGCATCTGATGCATGTAACGGGCCAGGATGCGTGGGAAAAAATACAGCAGCTTTCCGCAGAAGCACTGGCGGAGGGCAAGCCTATTAGCGAGAAGATCGCCCTGGTACTCACCGATCTCGAAATGCCGGAGATGGACGGTTTTACGCTTACCCGCAAAATAAAAACCGACGAACGCCTGAAGAAGATCCCGGTCGTTATCCACTCTTCGCTTTCCGGTAGTGCGAACGAAGATCATGTTCGCCGAGTAAAAGCGGATGGCTACGTGGCCAAATTCGAAGTCAATGAGCTTTCTTCAGTGATCCAGGAAGTGATGGATCGCACAGCAAAAGGCATCAGCGGTCCGCTGGTGAGCCGTCAGCTATTGAACTGA
- the nuoN gene encoding NADH-quinone oxidoreductase subunit NuoN, with protein MTITPQHLIALLPLLIVGLTVVVVMLSIAWRRNHFLNATLSVIGLNAALVSLWFVGQAGAMDVTPLMRVDGFAMLYTGLVLLASLATCTFAYPWLEGYDDNREEFYLLVLIAALGGILLANANHLAALFLGIELISLPLFGLVGYAFRQKRSLEASIKYTILSAAASSFLLFGMALVYAQSGNLSFVALGKSLGDGMLHEPLLLAGFGLMIVGLGFKLSLVPFHLWTPDVYQGAPAPVSTFLATASKIAIFGVVMRLFLYAPVGDSEAVRIVLGVIAFASIIFGNLMALSQTNIKRLLGYSSISHLGYLLVALIALQSGEMSMEAVGVYLAGYLFSSLGAFGVVSLMSSPYRGPDADSLFSYRGLFWHRPILAAVMTVMMLSLAGIPMTLGFIGKFYVLAVGVQANLWWLVAAVVVGSAIGLYYYLRVAVSLYLSAPQQLNRDAPSNWQYSAGGIVVLISALLVLVLGIYPQPLISIVQLATPLM; from the coding sequence ATGACAATAACTCCACAACACCTGATTGCGCTGCTACCGCTGCTGATCGTCGGCTTGACGGTGGTGGTTGTGATGCTCTCCATTGCGTGGCGACGCAATCACTTCCTCAATGCCACGTTATCGGTCATTGGGCTTAACGCCGCGCTGGTTTCGCTCTGGTTTGTTGGCCAGGCGGGCGCCATGGACGTCACCCCGCTGATGCGGGTTGACGGTTTCGCCATGCTCTACACCGGACTGGTGCTGCTGGCGAGTCTTGCCACCTGTACCTTTGCTTACCCGTGGCTGGAAGGCTACGACGACAACCGGGAAGAGTTCTACCTGTTGGTGCTGATTGCCGCACTCGGCGGTATTCTGCTGGCTAACGCTAACCATCTGGCGGCGCTGTTCCTTGGTATTGAGCTGATCTCTCTGCCGCTGTTTGGTCTGGTTGGCTATGCGTTCCGTCAGAAACGTTCGCTGGAAGCCAGTATCAAATACACCATTCTGTCTGCCGCAGCGTCTTCCTTCCTGCTGTTCGGTATGGCGCTGGTGTACGCGCAGTCTGGCAATCTGTCGTTTGTTGCGCTCGGTAAGAGCCTCGGCGACGGCATGCTGCACGAACCGCTGCTGCTGGCGGGCTTCGGTCTGATGATTGTTGGCCTCGGCTTTAAACTTTCGCTGGTTCCGTTCCACCTGTGGACGCCAGACGTTTACCAGGGCGCTCCGGCTCCGGTTTCCACCTTCCTGGCGACGGCGAGCAAAATCGCTATCTTCGGCGTGGTGATGCGTCTGTTCCTGTACGCACCGGTAGGGGATAGCGAAGCGGTACGTATTGTACTGGGCGTGATTGCCTTTGCTTCCATCATCTTCGGTAACCTGATGGCGCTGAGCCAGACCAATATTAAACGTCTGCTCGGTTACTCTTCTATCTCTCATCTCGGCTACCTGCTGGTGGCGCTGATTGCTCTGCAGAGCGGCGAGATGTCGATGGAAGCGGTTGGCGTTTACCTGGCCGGTTACCTGTTCAGCAGCCTCGGCGCGTTCGGTGTGGTCAGCCTGATGTCCAGCCCGTACCGTGGCCCGGATGCGGACTCTCTGTTCTCCTACCGTGGTCTGTTCTGGCATCGTCCGATCCTCGCGGCAGTGATGACGGTAATGATGCTGTCTCTGGCCGGTATCCCGATGACGCTGGGCTTTATCGGTAAGTTCTACGTACTGGCAGTCGGTGTGCAGGCTAACCTGTGGTGGCTGGTTGCCGCTGTGGTGGTCGGTTCGGCGATTGGTTTGTACTACTACCTGCGTGTTGCCGTGAGCCTGTACCTGAGCGCACCGCAACAGCTGAACCGCGATGCGCCATCCAACTGGCAGTACAGCGCGGGCGGTATCGTGGTGCTGATTTCTGCCCTGCTGGTACTGGTGCTGGGTATTTACCCGCAACCGCTGATCAGCATTGTGCAGTTAGCGACTCCGCTGATGTAA
- the nuoM gene encoding NADH-quinone oxidoreductase subunit M: MLLPWLILIPFIGGFLCWQTERFGVKVPRWIALITMGLTLALGLQLWLQGGYSLTQSAGIPQWQSEFVLPWIPRFGISIHLAIDGLSLLMVVLTGLLGVLAVLCSWNEIEKYQGFFHLNLMWILGGVIGVFLAIDMFLFFFFWEMMLVPMYFLIALWGHKASDGKTRITAATKFFIYTQASGLVMLIAILALVFVHYKATGVWTFNYEELLNTPMSHGVEYLLMLGFFIAFAVKMPVVPLHGWLPDAHSQAPTAGSVDLAGILLKTAAYGLLRFSLPLFPNASAEFAPIAMWLGVIGIFYGAWMAFNQYDIKRLIAYTSVSHMGFVLIAIYTGSQLAYQGAVIQMIAHGLSAAGLFILCGQLYERLHTRDMRMMGGLWGKMKWLPALSMFFAVCTLGMPGTGNFVGEFMILFGSYQVVPVITVISTFGLVFASVYSLAMLHRAYFGKAKSQIASVELPGMSLRELFIILLLVVLLVLLGFYPQPILDTSHSAMSNIQQWFVNSVTTTRP, from the coding sequence ATGTTACTACCCTGGCTAATATTAATTCCCTTTATTGGTGGCTTCCTGTGCTGGCAGACCGAACGCTTTGGCGTGAAGGTGCCGCGCTGGATCGCGCTGATTACCATGGGATTGACGCTGGCGCTTGGCCTGCAACTGTGGTTGCAGGGCGGCTATTCACTGACGCAATCCGCTGGCATTCCGCAGTGGCAGTCTGAGTTTGTCCTGCCGTGGATCCCACGTTTTGGCATCTCTATTCATCTGGCTATCGACGGTCTGTCGCTGCTGATGGTAGTGCTGACCGGTCTGCTCGGTGTTCTGGCGGTACTTTGCTCCTGGAATGAAATCGAAAAATACCAGGGCTTCTTCCATCTGAACCTGATGTGGATCTTAGGCGGCGTGATCGGCGTGTTCCTTGCCATCGACATGTTCCTGTTCTTCTTCTTCTGGGAAATGATGCTGGTGCCGATGTACTTCCTGATCGCGTTGTGGGGGCATAAAGCCTCTGACGGTAAAACGCGTATCACGGCGGCGACCAAGTTCTTCATTTATACCCAGGCGAGTGGTCTGGTGATGTTGATTGCCATCCTGGCGCTGGTGTTTGTGCACTATAAAGCGACCGGTGTGTGGACCTTCAACTATGAAGAGTTGCTGAATACCCCGATGTCCCACGGTGTGGAATATCTGCTGATGCTGGGCTTCTTCATCGCCTTCGCGGTGAAAATGCCGGTGGTTCCGCTGCACGGCTGGTTGCCGGATGCACACTCCCAGGCGCCGACGGCAGGTTCCGTTGACCTGGCGGGGATCTTGCTGAAAACCGCGGCTTATGGTCTGCTGCGCTTCTCTCTGCCGCTGTTCCCGAACGCGTCGGCGGAGTTTGCACCTATCGCAATGTGGCTGGGCGTTATCGGTATCTTCTACGGCGCGTGGATGGCCTTTAATCAGTACGATATCAAACGCCTGATCGCTTACACCTCCGTATCGCACATGGGCTTCGTACTGATTGCTATCTACACCGGCAGCCAGCTGGCGTACCAGGGTGCTGTTATCCAGATGATTGCGCACGGTCTGTCCGCAGCCGGTCTGTTCATTCTGTGTGGTCAGCTGTACGAACGTCTGCACACGCGTGATATGCGTATGATGGGCGGCCTGTGGGGCAAAATGAAATGGTTGCCTGCGCTGTCGATGTTCTTCGCCGTGTGTACGCTGGGTATGCCGGGTACAGGTAACTTCGTTGGCGAATTTATGATTCTGTTCGGCAGCTACCAGGTAGTTCCGGTCATTACCGTGATCTCGACCTTTGGTCTGGTGTTTGCCTCTGTTTACTCGCTGGCGATGTTGCATCGCGCTTACTTCGGTAAAGCGAAGAGCCAGATTGCCAGTGTTGAACTGCCAGGGATGTCGCTGCGTGAGCTGTTTATCATCCTGTTGCTGGTCGTGCTTCTGGTACTGCTTGGCTTCTATCCGCAGCCGATTCTGGATACCTCGCATTCTGCGATGAGCAACATCCAGCAGTGGTTTGTTAATTCCGTTACTACTACAAGGCCGTAA
- the nuoL gene encoding NADH-quinone oxidoreductase subunit L, which yields MNMLALTIILPFIGFVLLAFSRGRWSENLSATVGIGSIGLAALVTAFVGVDFFANGQQAYSQPLWTWMSVGDFNIGFNLVLDGLSLTMLSVVTGVGFLIHMFASWYMRGEEGYSRFFAYTNLFIASMVVLVLADNLLLMYLGWEGVGLCSYLLIGFYYTDPKNGAAAMKAFVVTRVGDVFLAFALFILYNELGTLNFREMVELAPAHFADGNNMLMWATLMLLGGAVGKSAQLPLQTWLADAMAGPTPVSALIHAATMVTAGVYLIARTHGLFLMTPEILHLVGIIGAITLVLAGFAALVQTDIKRVLAYSTMSQIGYMFLALGVQAWDAAIFHLMTHAFFKALLFLASGSVILACHHEQNIFKMGGLRKSIPLVYLCFLIGGAALSALPLITAGFFSKDEILAGAMANGHINLMVAGLVGAFMTSLYTFRMIFIVFHGKEQIHAHAGKGITHHLPLIVLMILSTFVGALIVPPLQGVLPATTELEHGRVMTLEITSGIVAIAGILIAAWLWLGKRQLVTSIANSAPGRLLGTWWYNAWGFDWLYDKVFVKPFLGVAWLLKRDPLNSMMNIPAILSRFAGKGLLLSENGYLRWYVASMSIGAVVVLALLMVLR from the coding sequence ATGAACATGCTTGCCTTAACCATTATTCTGCCATTTATTGGCTTTGTATTACTGGCGTTTTCTCGTGGTCGTTGGTCAGAAAATCTGTCCGCTACCGTGGGTATCGGGTCGATTGGTCTGGCCGCGCTGGTGACTGCGTTTGTTGGCGTTGATTTCTTTGCCAATGGCCAGCAGGCTTACAGCCAGCCGCTGTGGACCTGGATGTCAGTCGGCGACTTCAACATCGGTTTTAACCTGGTGCTGGACGGCCTGTCGCTGACCATGCTCTCCGTGGTGACCGGCGTCGGTTTCCTGATCCACATGTTCGCCTCCTGGTATATGCGCGGAGAAGAGGGCTATTCTCGTTTCTTCGCCTACACCAACCTGTTTATCGCCAGCATGGTGGTTCTGGTGCTGGCGGATAACCTGCTGCTGATGTACCTCGGCTGGGAAGGTGTGGGCCTGTGCTCCTATCTGCTGATTGGTTTCTACTATACCGATCCGAAGAATGGCGCTGCGGCAATGAAAGCCTTTGTGGTAACCCGTGTTGGTGACGTATTCCTGGCGTTCGCGCTGTTCATCCTCTACAACGAGCTGGGCACGCTGAACTTCCGCGAAATGGTGGAACTGGCGCCTGCGCACTTTGCAGATGGTAACAACATGCTGATGTGGGCAACCCTGATGCTGCTGGGCGGTGCGGTCGGTAAATCTGCGCAGTTGCCGTTGCAAACATGGCTTGCTGATGCGATGGCCGGCCCGACGCCTGTCTCTGCGCTTATCCACGCTGCGACGATGGTTACCGCCGGTGTCTACCTGATTGCACGTACGCACGGCCTGTTCCTGATGACCCCAGAAATCCTGCACCTGGTGGGGATTATCGGTGCCATCACTCTGGTGCTGGCGGGTTTTGCTGCGCTGGTACAGACCGACATCAAACGCGTTCTTGCGTACTCCACCATGAGCCAGATTGGTTATATGTTCCTGGCTCTCGGTGTACAGGCGTGGGATGCGGCGATTTTCCACCTGATGACGCACGCCTTCTTTAAAGCGCTGCTGTTCCTGGCATCCGGCTCGGTTATCCTGGCTTGCCACCACGAACAGAACATCTTCAAGATGGGCGGACTGCGTAAGTCAATTCCGCTGGTGTATCTCTGCTTCCTGATCGGTGGCGCGGCGCTGTCGGCTCTGCCGCTGATTACCGCTGGCTTCTTCAGTAAGGATGAGATTCTGGCCGGTGCAATGGCGAATGGTCATATTAATCTGATGGTTGCAGGTCTGGTCGGTGCGTTCATGACCTCTCTGTACACCTTCCGTATGATTTTCATCGTGTTCCACGGTAAAGAACAAATTCACGCTCATGCAGGGAAGGGGATTACCCATCATCTGCCGCTGATTGTGCTGATGATCCTGTCCACCTTCGTTGGCGCGCTGATTGTGCCGCCGCTGCAGGGTGTACTGCCTGCGACGACCGAGCTTGAGCATGGTCGCGTCATGACGCTGGAAATTACCTCCGGTATCGTAGCGATTGCGGGCATCCTGATTGCAGCATGGCTGTGGCTGGGTAAACGCCAGCTTGTGACATCGATTGCCAACAGTGCGCCGGGCCGCCTGCTGGGTACCTGGTGGTATAACGCCTGGGGCTTCGACTGGCTGTATGACAAAGTGTTCGTCAAGCCGTTCCTGGGTGTTGCCTGGTTGCTGAAACGCGATCCGCTCAACTCAATGATGAACATTCCGGCGATCCTTTCCCGCTTTGCAGGTAAAGGCCTGTTGTTGAGCGAGAACGGTTATCTGCGCTGGTATGTCGCATCAATGAGCATCGGCGCCGTCGTTGTGCTGGCACTGTTGATGGTACTGCGTTGA
- the nuoK gene encoding NADH-quinone oxidoreductase subunit NuoK: MIPLQHGLILAAILFVLGLTGLVIRRNLLFMLIGLEIMINASALAFVVAGSYWGQTDGQVMYILAISLAAAEASIGLALLLQLHRRRQNLNIDSVSEMRG, from the coding sequence ATGATCCCCTTACAACATGGACTGATCCTCGCTGCGATTTTATTCGTCCTGGGTTTGACCGGTCTGGTTATCCGCCGCAATCTGCTGTTTATGCTGATCGGACTGGAAATCATGATTAACGCCTCCGCGCTGGCCTTTGTGGTCGCCGGAAGCTACTGGGGCCAGACCGATGGTCAGGTGATGTACATTCTCGCTATCAGCCTTGCGGCTGCGGAAGCGAGCATTGGACTTGCGCTGTTGCTGCAACTTCATCGCCGCCGCCAGAACCTGAACATCGATTCAGTAAGTGAGATGCGTGGATGA
- the nuoJ gene encoding NADH-quinone oxidoreductase subunit J, with product MEFAFYICGLIAILATLRVITHTNPVHALLYLIISLLAISGVFFSLGAYFAGALEIIVYAGAIMVLFVFVVMMLNLGGSEIEQERQWLKPQVWIGPAILSAIMLVVIVYAILGVNDQGIDGTPISAKAVGISLFGPYVLAVELASMLLLAGLVVAFHVGREERSGEVLSNRTDDRAKRKTEEHA from the coding sequence ATGGAGTTCGCTTTTTATATCTGTGGCCTGATAGCCATTCTCGCAACCTTGCGGGTGATCACCCACACCAATCCGGTACACGCACTGCTGTATCTGATTATTTCGCTGCTGGCGATTTCTGGGGTGTTCTTCTCGTTAGGCGCTTACTTCGCCGGTGCGCTGGAAATTATCGTCTACGCGGGCGCTATCATGGTGCTGTTCGTATTCGTGGTAATGATGCTCAACCTCGGTGGTTCTGAAATTGAACAGGAACGCCAGTGGCTGAAACCTCAGGTGTGGATTGGTCCGGCGATTCTGTCGGCCATCATGCTGGTGGTCATTGTTTACGCCATTCTGGGCGTAAACGATCAGGGCATCGACGGGACGCCAATTAGCGCGAAAGCAGTCGGTATTTCCCTGTTCGGACCGTATGTACTGGCGGTCGAACTGGCTTCGATGCTGCTGCTGGCGGGCCTGGTTGTGGCCTTCCACGTGGGGCGCGAAGAGCGTTCAGGTGAAGTGCTGAGCAATCGCACTGATGACCGCGCGAAAAGAAAAACGGAGGAGCACGCATGA
- the nuoI gene encoding NADH-quinone oxidoreductase subunit NuoI codes for MTLKELFVGFGTQVRSIWMIGLHAFAKRETQMYPEEPVYLPPRFRGRIVLTRDPDGEERCVACNLCAVACPVGCISLQKAETKDGRWYPEFFRINFSRCIFCGLCEEACPTTAIQLTPDFELGEYKRQDLVYEKEDLLISGPGKYPEYNFYRMAGMAIDGKDKGEAENEAKPIDVKSLLP; via the coding sequence ATGACCTTAAAAGAATTGTTCGTAGGTTTCGGCACCCAGGTACGCAGTATCTGGATGATCGGCCTGCATGCGTTCGCGAAACGCGAAACGCAGATGTACCCGGAAGAGCCGGTCTATCTACCGCCCCGTTTTCGTGGTCGTATCGTTCTGACTCGTGATCCAGACGGTGAAGAGCGCTGCGTTGCCTGTAACCTGTGTGCGGTAGCGTGTCCGGTAGGCTGTATCTCTTTGCAAAAAGCAGAGACCAAAGATGGCCGCTGGTATCCGGAGTTTTTCCGCATTAACTTCTCACGCTGCATTTTCTGCGGCCTGTGCGAAGAAGCCTGTCCGACAACGGCTATTCAGCTGACTCCAGATTTCGAGCTGGGTGAGTACAAGCGCCAGGACCTGGTTTACGAGAAAGAGGATCTGCTGATCTCCGGTCCGGGCAAATACCCGGAATATAACTTCTACCGGATGGCAGGTATGGCAATCGACGGCAAAGATAAGGGCGAAGCAGAGAACGAAGCCAAGCCTATCGACGTCAAGAGCCTGTTACCGTAA
- the nuoH gene encoding NADH-quinone oxidoreductase subunit NuoH, translated as MSWITPDLIEILLSILKAVVILLVVVTCGAFMSFGERRLLGLFQNRYGPNRVGWGGSLQLVADMIKMFFKEDWIPKFSDRVIFTLAPMIAFTSLLLAFAIVPVSPNWVVADLNIGILFFLMMAGLAVYAVLFAGWSSNNKYSLLGAMRASAQTLSYEVFLGLSLMGVVAQAGSFNMTDIVNNQADIWNVIPQFFGFVTFAIAGVAVCHRHPFDQPEAEQELADGYHIEYSGMKFGLFFVGEYIGIVTISALMVTLFFGGWHGPFLPPFVWFALKTAFFMMMFILIRASLPRPRYDQVMSFGWKVCLPLTLVNLLVTAAVILWQAQ; from the coding sequence ATGAGTTGGATTACACCCGATCTGATTGAGATCCTGCTGAGCATTCTCAAAGCGGTGGTGATCCTGCTGGTGGTGGTCACCTGCGGGGCATTCATGAGCTTTGGCGAACGTCGTCTGCTGGGTCTGTTCCAGAACCGTTACGGACCGAACCGTGTTGGCTGGGGCGGTTCGCTCCAGCTGGTTGCGGACATGATCAAGATGTTCTTTAAAGAAGACTGGATCCCGAAATTCTCGGATCGCGTCATCTTTACCCTGGCACCGATGATCGCCTTCACCTCGCTGCTGCTGGCTTTCGCCATCGTGCCGGTGAGTCCGAACTGGGTGGTTGCTGACCTGAACATCGGGATCCTGTTCTTCCTGATGATGGCGGGCCTCGCGGTATACGCAGTGCTGTTCGCCGGCTGGTCCAGTAACAACAAATACTCCCTGCTCGGTGCGATGCGTGCGTCTGCGCAGACCCTAAGCTACGAAGTGTTCCTCGGACTTTCCCTGATGGGCGTGGTGGCGCAGGCCGGTTCATTTAACATGACCGACATCGTCAACAACCAGGCTGATATCTGGAACGTTATTCCGCAGTTCTTTGGTTTTGTCACCTTTGCCATCGCGGGCGTGGCGGTGTGTCACCGTCACCCGTTTGACCAGCCAGAAGCCGAGCAGGAACTGGCCGACGGTTACCACATTGAATATTCCGGTATGAAATTCGGTCTGTTCTTCGTGGGTGAATACATCGGTATCGTCACCATTTCTGCACTGATGGTTACCCTGTTCTTCGGTGGCTGGCATGGCCCGTTCTTACCGCCATTCGTCTGGTTCGCGCTGAAAACCGCGTTCTTCATGATGATGTTCATTTTGATTCGTGCGTCGTTACCGCGTCCTCGTTATGACCAGGTAATGTCCTTCGGCTGGAAAGTCTGTCTGCCGCTGACGCTCGTCAACTTGCTGGTAACTGCGGCTGTCATTCTCTGGCAGGCGCAATAA